A single region of the Pseudomonas sp. GGS8 genome encodes:
- a CDS encoding NAD(P)/FAD-dependent oxidoreductase: MNKNNRHPADGKKPVTIFGPDFPFAFDDWIEHPAGLGSIPAHNHGAEVAIVGAGIAGLVAAYELMKLGLKPVVYEASKMGGRLRSQAFNGAEGIIAELGGMRFPVSSTAFYHYVDKLGLQTKPFPNPLTPASGSTVIDLEGKTHYAQKLADLPALFQEVADAWADALEDGSRFGEIQQAIRDRDVPRLKELWNTLVPLWDDRTFYDFVATSKAFAKLSFHHREVFGQVGFGTGGWDSDFPNSMLEIFRVVMTNCDDHQHLVVGGVEQVPQGIWRHVPERCVHWPEGTSLSSLHNGAPRTGVKKIAHAAGGRFAVTDNWGDTREYAAVLTTCQSWLLTTQIECDETLFSQKMWMALDRTRYMQSSKTFVMVDRPFWKDKDPETGRDLMSMTLTDRLTRGTYLFDNGDDKPGVICLSYSWMSDALKMLPHPVEKRVKLALDALKKIYPKVDIAARIIGDPITVSWEADPHFLGAFKGALPGHYRYNQRMYAHFMQDDMPPEQRGIFIAGDDVSWTPAWVEGAVQTSLNAVWGIMKHFGGETHAENPGPGDVFNEIGPIALPE; the protein is encoded by the coding sequence ATGAACAAGAACAATCGCCATCCTGCAGACGGTAAAAAACCAGTCACTATTTTCGGCCCGGACTTTCCTTTCGCCTTTGACGACTGGATCGAACACCCGGCCGGTCTGGGCAGCATTCCGGCGCACAATCACGGCGCCGAGGTGGCGATTGTCGGGGCTGGCATCGCCGGTCTGGTGGCCGCCTATGAATTGATGAAACTGGGCCTGAAACCCGTCGTCTACGAAGCCTCGAAAATGGGCGGTCGCCTGCGCTCCCAGGCGTTCAACGGTGCCGAAGGCATCATCGCCGAGCTCGGCGGCATGCGTTTCCCGGTGTCGTCCACCGCGTTTTATCACTACGTCGACAAGCTCGGCCTCCAGACCAAACCTTTCCCAAACCCGCTGACCCCCGCGTCCGGCAGCACGGTGATCGATCTGGAAGGCAAAACCCATTACGCACAGAAACTGGCGGATCTTCCTGCGCTGTTCCAGGAAGTTGCTGACGCCTGGGCCGATGCCCTGGAAGACGGTTCGCGCTTTGGCGAGATCCAGCAAGCGATCCGCGACCGCGACGTGCCGCGCCTCAAGGAATTGTGGAACACCTTGGTGCCGCTGTGGGACGACCGCACGTTCTACGACTTCGTCGCCACCTCCAAAGCCTTCGCCAAACTGTCGTTCCATCACCGCGAAGTGTTCGGCCAGGTCGGTTTCGGCACCGGTGGCTGGGACTCGGACTTCCCCAACTCGATGCTGGAAATCTTCCGCGTGGTGATGACCAACTGCGACGATCACCAGCACTTGGTGGTCGGCGGCGTGGAACAAGTACCGCAGGGCATCTGGCGCCATGTGCCGGAGCGTTGCGTGCACTGGCCGGAAGGCACCAGTCTGAGCTCGCTGCACAACGGCGCACCACGTACCGGCGTGAAGAAAATTGCTCACGCGGCAGGCGGCCGTTTTGCGGTCACCGACAACTGGGGCGACACCCGCGAATACGCCGCGGTGCTGACCACTTGCCAGAGCTGGCTGCTGACCACCCAGATCGAATGCGACGAGACCCTGTTCTCGCAAAAGATGTGGATGGCCCTGGACCGCACCCGTTACATGCAGTCGTCGAAGACTTTCGTGATGGTCGATCGCCCGTTCTGGAAGGACAAGGACCCGGAAACCGGTCGCGACCTGATGAGCATGACCCTCACCGATCGCCTTACCCGCGGCACGTATTTGTTCGACAACGGCGACGACAAGCCCGGGGTGATTTGCCTGTCGTACTCGTGGATGAGCGACGCGCTGAAAATGCTTCCGCACCCCGTGGAAAAACGCGTGAAACTGGCGCTGGATGCGCTGAAGAAGATCTACCCGAAAGTCGACATCGCCGCACGCATCATCGGCGATCCGATCACCGTGTCGTGGGAAGCCGACCCGCATTTCCTCGGGGCTTTCAAAGGCGCCCTGCCCGGCCACTATCGCTACAACCAGCGCATGTATGCGCACTTCATGCAGGACGACATGCCACCCGAGCAGCGCGGGATTTTCATCGCCGGCGATGACGTTTCATGGACACCGGCGTGGGTTGAAGGCGCGGTGCAGACCTCGCTCAACGCGGTGTGGGGCATCATGAAACACTTCGGCGGTGAAACTCACGCCGAAAACCCGGGTCCAGGAGATGTATTCAACGAGATCGGTCCGATCGCCCTGCCCGAGTAA
- a CDS encoding Lrp/AsnC family transcriptional regulator, whose translation MPDTRPPVLDEIDRQLIAALQINARESVAMLARQLGIARTTVTSRLARLEKAKVITGYGVRLGQRVIDGGLQAYVGITVQPRSGKEVLRRLSAMAQVQQLCAVSGEFDYVAWLRTDSPEQLDQLLDQIGSVDGVEKTTTSIILSSKIDRGQPV comes from the coding sequence TTGCCTGACACTCGCCCGCCCGTTCTCGACGAAATCGACCGCCAATTGATCGCCGCCTTGCAGATCAATGCCCGTGAAAGTGTGGCCATGCTTGCCCGGCAGTTGGGTATCGCCCGCACCACCGTCACGTCGCGCCTGGCACGGTTGGAAAAGGCCAAAGTGATCACCGGTTACGGTGTGCGCCTGGGTCAGCGTGTGATCGATGGCGGGTTGCAGGCCTACGTCGGGATTACGGTACAACCGAGGTCCGGCAAGGAAGTGCTGCGTCGTCTTAGTGCCATGGCTCAGGTGCAGCAGCTGTGTGCGGTGAGTGGCGAATTTGATTATGTGGCGTGGTTGCGCACCGATTCGCCGGAGCAGTTGGATCAGTTGCTGGATCAGATCGGCAGTGTGGATGGGGTGGAGAAGACGACGACTTCGATCATCTTGAGCAGCAAGATTGATCGGGGGCAGCCGGTTTGA
- a CDS encoding peptidase M41: MKNMSATLRDYALQIANHEMGHYVVARALGFETGDVTLKVTMGLTHHGGASITLTRSISSLDAMKEHLEARMMVLYAGAMAQTLPTKHSPEKLVDKSKAAAILKGEFGAEQDHAKIRELRYLLRNIAYPDTDPAASDRIISELTDINDRLWLRTQQIVEALADTITGLAGLLVERMVIVEQWGRPADTYEVVLTGEVLERLGPVQAIPTLSVWV, translated from the coding sequence ATGAAGAACATGTCTGCGACTCTGCGAGACTACGCACTGCAGATTGCCAATCACGAAATGGGGCATTACGTCGTGGCCCGAGCCCTGGGTTTTGAAACGGGTGATGTGACCCTGAAAGTGACCATGGGCTTGACGCACCATGGCGGGGCTTCCATTACCTTGACGCGGTCCATTTCGTCGCTCGACGCCATGAAGGAACATCTGGAAGCCCGGATGATGGTCCTCTACGCCGGCGCCATGGCGCAGACATTGCCCACAAAGCACTCGCCCGAGAAACTCGTCGATAAGTCGAAAGCGGCAGCCATCCTGAAAGGAGAGTTTGGAGCGGAACAGGATCACGCAAAAATAAGGGAGTTGCGGTACTTGCTTCGAAACATCGCCTATCCCGATACGGACCCTGCGGCGTCCGACCGCATCATTTCTGAGCTGACAGACATTAATGATCGTTTGTGGTTGCGGACTCAACAAATCGTCGAGGCATTGGCCGATACGATTACTGGACTGGCAGGGCTTCTGGTGGAGCGCATGGTCATTGTGGAGCAGTGGGGGCGGCCGGCGGATACGTATGAGGTTGTGTTGACGGGGGAAGTGCTTGAGCGGCTGGGGCCAGTGCAGGCGATTCCAACGTTAAGTGTTTGGGTTTAA
- a CDS encoding DUF3077 domain-containing protein, with protein sequence MSKTTAELKTIGFTPFIYHSDQPLFHVSAGVPIVDALTQASDLLSLAKSFAEDAAYAKDTDRHAWAAHYLTSMSKAVTDDVVKVLTPRPARTATESEE encoded by the coding sequence ATGAGTAAAACAACTGCAGAACTGAAAACCATCGGCTTCACGCCGTTCATATACCACTCGGATCAGCCACTGTTCCACGTCAGCGCGGGCGTCCCCATCGTCGACGCATTGACTCAAGCCTCCGACCTGCTATCCCTCGCCAAATCATTTGCCGAGGACGCAGCCTACGCAAAAGACACCGACCGCCACGCCTGGGCCGCACATTACCTGACGTCGATGAGCAAAGCGGTGACTGATGATGTGGTGAAAGTGCTGACACCGCGACCTGCCCGGACAGCGACGGAGTCCGAAGAATAG
- a CDS encoding DUF6516 family protein, translating to MAKPPKTTKISERSVIPEKKGNGQIRFEVVQDETGKVLTYSMAYINPRVYSGDNGRVVGYDNAHGYDHRHYMGTIEAVDFISIEDTFSRFEAEWQQYLEKRKAK from the coding sequence ATGGCAAAGCCGCCAAAAACCACAAAAATATCGGAAAGATCGGTCATTCCAGAAAAGAAAGGAAATGGACAAATCAGATTTGAAGTGGTCCAAGATGAAACGGGTAAGGTTCTGACCTACAGCATGGCTTACATCAATCCGCGAGTGTACTCAGGCGACAATGGCCGAGTGGTGGGCTACGATAACGCCCATGGGTACGACCATAGACACTACATGGGTACCATCGAAGCTGTTGACTTCATTTCAATTGAAGACACGTTTAGCCGATTCGAAGCCGAATGGCAGCAATACCTCGAAAAGAGGAAGGCAAAATGA